The following coding sequences are from one Verrucosispora sp. WMMD573 window:
- a CDS encoding glucose 1-dehydrogenase, with protein MKDLFSVEGKTVLVTGGSRGIGLMIARGFVTAGAHVIISSRKADVCEAVAKELSAHGSCEAIPADLGRDEGVQQLAASVQDRADKLDVLVNNAGATWGAPLESYPESAFDKLWAVNVKSVFRLTTALLPALRAAAGPDDPARVINIGSIDGIRVPLMEVYAYSATKAAVHMLTRSLAHQLAGEQITVNAIAPGPFESKMMAFALDDPGSRSAIEAQVPLGRIGRPEDMAGTAIYLASRAGAYLTGAVIPVDGGLTTHG; from the coding sequence ATGAAGGATCTGTTCTCCGTCGAGGGCAAGACCGTCCTGGTCACCGGCGGCTCCCGGGGCATCGGCCTGATGATCGCCCGGGGCTTCGTCACCGCCGGTGCGCACGTCATCATCTCCTCCCGCAAGGCCGATGTCTGCGAGGCGGTGGCCAAGGAGTTGTCCGCGCACGGCAGCTGCGAGGCGATCCCCGCCGACCTGGGCCGCGACGAGGGCGTGCAGCAGCTGGCCGCCAGCGTTCAGGATCGGGCCGACAAGCTGGACGTACTTGTCAACAACGCCGGCGCCACCTGGGGCGCGCCGCTGGAGAGCTACCCGGAGAGCGCGTTCGACAAGTTGTGGGCGGTGAACGTCAAGTCCGTCTTCCGGCTGACCACCGCCCTGCTGCCGGCCCTGCGCGCCGCAGCGGGTCCCGACGACCCGGCGCGGGTGATCAACATCGGCTCCATCGACGGCATCCGGGTGCCGCTCATGGAGGTGTACGCCTACTCGGCCACCAAGGCGGCGGTGCACATGCTGACCCGCAGCCTGGCTCACCAGCTGGCCGGCGAACAGATCACCGTGAACGCGATCGCCCCCGGACCGTTCGAGAGCAAGATGATGGCGTTCGCGCTCGACGACCCCGGCTCCCGGTCCGCCATCGAGGCCCAGGTCCCGCTCGGCCGCATCGGCCGCCCCGAGGACATGGCCGGCACCGCGATCTACCTCGCCTCCCGAGCCGGCGCCTACCTCACCGGCGCGGTGATCCCGGTAGACGGCGGCCTGACCACCCACGGCTGA
- a CDS encoding SsgA family sporulation/cell division regulator has translation MSVIRPTTVEVETSLRLVAPDATALPVRASLRYDPADPYAVHVLFHAESAGGEAVSWSFARELLVTGLDEPAGIGDVRVWPWATPRGDFVALALSSPDGNALFEVPRSVLVRFLRRTYVVVPRGREAEHLDVDTAVNRLLAGR, from the coding sequence ATGAGTGTCATCCGACCGACGACCGTAGAGGTCGAGACGTCGCTAAGGCTCGTCGCACCTGACGCCACCGCCTTGCCGGTGCGCGCCAGTCTGCGCTACGACCCTGCGGACCCGTATGCGGTCCATGTCCTGTTTCATGCCGAATCGGCTGGCGGCGAGGCGGTGAGCTGGTCCTTCGCCCGCGAACTGCTGGTCACCGGGCTGGACGAGCCGGCCGGCATCGGGGACGTACGGGTCTGGCCCTGGGCCACCCCGCGCGGCGACTTCGTCGCGCTGGCGCTGTCGTCGCCGGACGGCAACGCCCTGTTCGAGGTACCCCGCAGCGTGCTGGTGCGCTTCCTGCGGCGGACCTACGTCGTCGTTCCGCGCGGCCGGGAGGCCGAGCACCTGGACGTCGACACCGCGGTGAACCGGCTGCTCGCCGGTCGCTGA
- a CDS encoding TIGR02611 family protein has product MDALTRRDPSNVAVRTAEQRGYGVPKKRRSRHGRSVIDRGRVGERGAAAVRVRNGRGYPGGSRDRSTGTGHRGEMTGGAQRKGGGVAVSERRDPPAWRQRITTTLALIRANPTGRIALKIIFGVLGALVVTIGIALIPLPGPGWLLVIAGLGIWAVEFHWAKRLLAFTRRHVHGWTAWVKKQSLPVRLVIGSVGLVFVGAVALLSIKYSLGIDVIAQVLHYLATH; this is encoded by the coding sequence GTGGATGCGCTGACCCGGCGAGACCCGTCGAACGTCGCGGTCCGCACAGCCGAACAGCGGGGGTACGGGGTGCCGAAGAAGCGGAGAAGCCGGCACGGTCGGTCAGTGATCGACCGCGGTCGGGTAGGTGAACGCGGCGCGGCAGCCGTCCGGGTGCGCAACGGACGGGGCTACCCGGGGGGAAGTCGGGATAGATCGACCGGGACGGGGCATCGTGGGGAGATGACCGGTGGTGCGCAGCGCAAGGGGGGTGGTGTCGCCGTGTCCGAGCGGCGCGACCCGCCAGCGTGGCGGCAGCGGATAACCACCACCCTCGCCCTGATCCGAGCCAACCCCACCGGCCGAATCGCACTGAAGATCATCTTCGGGGTGCTCGGCGCCCTCGTGGTCACCATCGGCATCGCCCTCATCCCGCTGCCCGGCCCCGGCTGGCTGCTGGTGATCGCCGGCCTCGGCATCTGGGCCGTGGAATTCCACTGGGCCAAGCGCCTGCTCGCCTTCACCCGCCGCCACGTCCACGGCTGGACAGCCTGGGTGAAGAAGCAGTCACTGCCCGTACGCCTGGTGATCGGCTCGGTCGGCCTCGTCTTCGTCGGCGCCGTCGCCCTGCTGTCGATCAAGTACAGCCTCGGCATCGACGTGATCGCCCAGGTGCTGCACTACCTCGCGACCCACTGA